Proteins encoded within one genomic window of Oryza brachyantha chromosome 7, ObraRS2, whole genome shotgun sequence:
- the LOC102705359 gene encoding 1-Cys peroxiredoxin A produces MPGLTIGDTIPDLELDSTHGKIRIHDFLAGPADYVVIFSHPGDFTPVCTTELAAMAGYAKEFEKRGVKLLGISCDDVQSHKDWIKDIEAYKPGNRVTYPIMADPNREAIKKLNMVDPDEKDSSGHLPSRALHIVGPDKKVKLSFLYPACAGRNMEEVLRAVDAVQTAAKHAVATPANWKPGECVVIPPGVSDEEARSKFPQGFDTADLPSGKGYLRFTKVD; encoded by the exons ATGCCTGGGCTAACCATCGGCGACACCATCCCCGACCTGGAGCTCGACTCCACCCACGGCAAGATCCGCATCCACGACTTCCTCGCCGGCCCCGCCGACTACGTCGTCATCTTCTCCCACCCCG GTGACTTCACCCCGGTCTGCACGACGGAGctggcggcgatggccggctACGCCAAGGAGTTCGAGAAGAGAGGGGTGAAGCTGCTCGGCATCTCCTGCGACGACGTGCAGTCGCACAAGGACTGGATCAAAGACATCGAGGCCTACAAG ccTGGGAACCGCGTGACTTACCCGATCATGGCCGACCCGAACCGTGAAGCCATCAAGAAGCTCAACATGGTCGACCCGGACGAGAAGGATTCCAGCGGTCACCTCCCATCTCGCGCCCTCCACATCGTCGGGCCTGACAAGAAG GTGAAGCTGAGCTTCCTGTACCCGGCGTGCGCCGGGCGGAACATGGAGGAGGTGCTGCGGGCGGTGGACGCGGtgcagacggcggcgaagcacgcggtggcgacgccggcgaacTGGAAGCCCGGGGAGTGCGTCGTCATCCCGCCGGGCGTCTCCGACGAGGAGGCGAGGAGCAAGTTCCCCCAGGGCTTCGACACCGCCGACCTGCCCTCCGGCAAGGGCTACCTCCGCTTCACCAAGGtcgactag
- the LOC102705644 gene encoding 1-Cys peroxiredoxin B: protein MPGLTLGDVVPDLELHTTHGNIRLHDFVGDAYAIIFSHPADFTPVCTTELSEMASYAGEFERRGVKLLGFSCDDVESHKEWIKDIEAYKPGRRVGFPIVADPDRAAIRQLNMIDADEKDGGELPNRALHIVGPDKKVKLSFLFPASTGRNMAEVLRATDALLTAARHGVATPVNWTPGERVVIPPGVSDEEARARFPRGFDTAELPSNKCYLRFTQVD, encoded by the exons ATGCCTGGCCTCACCCTCGGCGACGTCGTCCCCGACCTCGAGCTCCACACCACCCATGGCAACATCCGCCTCCACGACTTCGTCGGCGACGCCTACGCCATCATCTTCTCCCACCCCG CTGACTTCACGCCGGTGTGCACGACGGAGCTGTCGGAGATGGCGAGCTACGCCGGCGAGTTCGAGAGGCGCGGCGTCAAGCTGCTCGGCTTCTCCTGCGACGACGTCGAGTCGCACAAGGAGTGGATCAAGGACATCGAGGCGTACAAG CCTGGTCGCCGCGTCGGCTTCCCGATCGTCGCCGACCCGGACAGGGCGGCCATCAGGCAGCTGAACATGATCGACGCCGACGagaaggacggcggcgagctgccgAACCGCGCCCTGCACATCGTCGGGCCCGACAAGAAGGTGAAGCTGAGCTTCCTGTTCCCGGCGAGCACGGGGCGGAACATGGCCGAGGTGCTGCGGGCCACGGACGCGCTgctgacggcggcgaggcacggGGTGGCGACGCCGGTGAACTGGACGCCCGGCGAGCGCGTCGTCATCCCGCCTGGCGTCTCCGACGAGGAGGCGCGGGCGAGGTTCCCGCGCGGGTTCGACACCGCCGAGCTGCCGTCCAACAAGTGCTACCTCCGCTTCACCCAGGTGGACTGA
- the LOC102705928 gene encoding peroxidase 2-like: MAKLAVVVTLLALVGSVTCQGYTGNASPPPPGLSPPNPSLSLSPSTPYPPPSPTHPSPAPSSRSPPTTYPSPTLTPPSPAWSGPSPPALGLRIGYYKTTCPKAEQIVKDTVKNVVYANAGIGAGLIRLFFHDCFVEGCDASVLLDPTPANSQPEKLGIPNFPSLRGFEVIDAAKAAIEKECPGVVSCADVVAFAGRDAAYYLSGAGIDFAMPAGRYDGRVSLASETLSNLPSPFAGLGQLKKSFADKGLDTDDMVTLSGAHSIGVSHCSSFSDRLSTTSDMDAALKTSLTRACSSSGDPTVAQDFKTPSKLDSQYYRNVLSRDVLFTSDAALRSSETGFDVFLNVVVPGRWEKKFAAAMVKMGGVGVKTSANGEIRTNCRVVN, encoded by the exons ATGGCTAAGCTTGCTGTGGTGGTGACATTGCTGGCTCTGGTTGGTTCTGTGACATGCCAGGGCTATACTGGTAATGCTAGCCCACCCCCACCCGGCCTGAGCCCGCCGAACCCGAGCCTGAGCCTAAGCCCATCGACCCCCTATCCTCCGCCAAGCCCAACTCATCCAAGCCCCGCGCCATCGAGCCGGAGCCCACCGACCACCTATCCTTCACCAACCCTAACTCCTCCGAGCCCGGCGTGGTCAGGCCCAAGCCCGCCGGCCCTAGGGCTTAGGATTGGATATTATAAAACCACTTGTCCTAAGGCTGAGCAGATCGTGAAGGACACCGTCAAGAACGTCGTGTATGCCAATGCCGGTATCGGCGCCGGGCTCATCCGCCTCTTCTTCCATGACTGCTTCGTCgag GGCTGCGACGCCTCGGTTCTGCTCGACCCGACGCCGGCGAACTCGCAGCCGGAGAAGCTCGGCATCCCGAACTTCCCCAGCCTCCGCGGCTTCGAGGTGATCGacgcggcgaaggcggcgatCGAGAAGGAGTGCCCCGGCGTCGTCTCCtgcgccgacgtcgtcgccttcgccggcCGCGACGCCGCCTACTACCTCAGCGGCGCCGGCATCGACTTCGCcatgccggccggccgctACGACGGGCGCGTCTCCCTCGCCAGCGAGACCCTCTCCAacctgccgtcgccgttcgccggcCTCGGCCAGCTCAAGAAGAGCTTCGCCGACAAGGGGCTCGACACCGACGACATGGTCACCCTCTCCGGCGCGCACTCCATCGGCGTCTCCCACTGCTCCTCCTTCTCCGACCGCCTCTCCACTACCTCCGACATGGACGCCGCCCTCAAGACCAGCCTGACCCGGGCGTGCAGCAGCTCCGGCGACCCCACGGTGGCGCAGGACTTCAAGACCCCCAGCAAGCTCGACAGCCAGTACTACCGGAACGTGCTCAGCCGCGACGTGCTCTTCACCTCGGACGCCGCGCTCCGCTCGTCGGAGACCGGCTTCGACGTGTTCCTCAACGTGGTCGTCCCGGGCCGGTGGGAGAAGAAgttcgcggcggcgatggtgaaGATGGGCGGCGTCGGTGTCAAGACCAGCGCCAATGGCGAGATCAGGACGAACTGCCGCGTCGTCAACTAG
- the LOC102706027 gene encoding peroxidase 2-like, whose protein sequence is MAKLAAVLALLTLLGSVAGQTGGYGGGGGTTPPTTYAHRGYGAPPAAGGLRVGYYDDYKKCPGAEDVVRKVVSYKDAGVKAGLVRLFFHDCFVRGCDASVLLDPTPANAEPEKAGIPNLSLRGFEAIDEAKAALEAACPGVVSCADIVAFAGRDAAYFLSNRAIDFGMPAGRYDGRVSLKNETIPNLPPPFANVDQLKQMFAAKGLDTADMVALSGAHSIGRSHCSSFNDRLPPSASDMDAKLAASLQQQCASSASNTVVQDAVTPYALDNQYYKNVMRRQVLFKSDAALMSAPDTMGLVRASAYFPAWWNARFAEAMVKMGNVGVKTGADGEIRKQCRLVN, encoded by the coding sequence ATGGCTAAGCTCGCCGCTGTCCTTGCCTTGCTTACGCTGCTCGGCTCCGTGGCGGGCCAAACCGGCGGctatggcggcggcggtggcactACGCCGCCGACCACCTACGCTCACCGAGGCTATGGCGCCccgccggctgccggcggGCTCAGGGTCGGGTACTACGACGACTACAAGAAGTGCCCTGGGGCGGAGGACGTGGTGAGGAAGGTCGTGAGCTACAAGGACGCCGGCGTCAAGGCCGGCCTCGTCCGCCTCTTCTTCCACGACTGCTTCGTCCGGGGCTGCGACGCCTCGGTCCTGCTCGACCCGACGCCGGCGAACGCCGAGCCGGAGAAGGCCGGGATACCCAACCTGAGCCTGCGCGGCTTCGAGGCGATCGACGAGGCCAAGGCGGCGCTGGAGGCGGCGTGCCCCGGCGTCGTCTCCTGCGCCGAcatcgtcgccttcgccggcCGCGACGCCGCCTACTTCCTCAGCAACCGCGCCATCGACTTCGGCATGCCGGCGGGCCGCTACGACGGCCGCGTCTCCCTCAAGAACGAGACCATCCCcaacctgccgccgccgttcgcgaACGTCGACCAGCTGAAGCAGATGTTCGCTGCCAAGGGGCTCGACACCGCCGACATGGTCGCCCTCTCCGGCGCGCACTCCATCGGCCGGTCCCACTGCTCCTCCTTCAACGACCGCCTCCCACCGAGCGCCTCCGACATGGACGCCAagctcgccgcctccctgcAGCAGCAGTGCGCGTCGTCGGCGAGCAACACGGTGGTGCAGGACGCCGTGACCCCCTACGCGCTGGACAACCAGTACTACAAGAACGTGATGCGCCGGCAGGTGCTGTTCAAGTCCGACGCCGCGCTCATGTCGGCGCCGGACACGATGGGCCTCGTCCGCGCCAGCGCCTACTTCCCGGCGTGGTGGAACGCCAGGTTCGCGGAGGCGATGGTGAAGATGGGCAACGTCGGCGTCAAgaccggcgccgacggcgagatcAGGAAGCAGTGCCGGCTCGTCAACTAA
- the LOC102706210 gene encoding peroxidase 2-like, with protein sequence MAARVAIWVACVLVMVATCQGRLRVGYYHRKCPPAEYVVRDVVGKAVRQNPGVGAGIVRMFFHDCFVQGCDASVLLDPTPANPQPEKLGPPNFPSLRGFEVIDAAKSAVEKVCPGVVSCADIIAFAARDASFFLSGHRIRYKIPAGRFDGRVSLANETLAFLPPPFFNLTQLVGSFQAKGLDVDDLVVLSGAHTIGRSHCSSFTDRLSPPSDMNPALATVLRAKCPANPNFTNDPTVVQDVVTPDAMDNQYYKNVLAKNVLFDSDAALLSSPPTAAKVAAFARGKWERSFARAMVKLGGIEVKTAANGEIRRMCRIVN encoded by the exons ATGGCGGCTAGGGTTGCGATATGGGTGGCGTGCGTGCTGGTAATGGTGGCGACGTGCCAGGGGCGGCTGAGGGTTGGGTACTACCACCGGAAGTGCCCGCCGGCGGAGTACGTCGTCAGGGACGTCGTCGGGAAGGCCGTCCGGCAGAAccccggcgtcggcgccggcatcGTCCGCATGTTCTTCCACGACTGCTTCGTCCAG GGGTGTGACGCGTCCGTGCTGCTCGACCCGACGCCGGCGAACCCGCAGCCGGAGAAGCTCGGGCCGCCCAACTTCCCCAGCCTCCGCGGCTTCGAGGTGATCGACGCGGCCAAGTCGGCGGTCGAGAAGGTCTGCCCCGGCGTCGTCTCCTGCGCCGACATCATCGCCTTCGCCGCGCGCGACGCCTCCTTCTTCCTCAGCGGCCACCGGATCCGGTACAAGATCCCGGCGGGGCGGTTCGACGGCCGCGTCTCCCTCGCCAACGAGACGCTCGCCTTCCTGCCGCCCCCCTTCTTCAACCTCACGCAGCTCGTCGGCAGCTTCCAGGCCAAGGGCCTCGACGTCGACGACCTCGTCGTGCTCTCCGGCGCCCACACCATCGGCCGCTCCCACTGCTCCTCCTTCACCgaccgcctctcgccgccgtccgacATGAACCCGGCGCTCGCCACCGTGCTGCGGGCCAAGTGCCCGGCCAACCCAAACTTCACCAACGACCCGACGGTGGTGCAGGACGTCGTGACGCCCGACGCCATGGACAACCAGTACTACAAGAACGTGCTCGCCAAGAACGTGCTGTTCGACTCCGACGCCGcgctgctgtcgtcgccgccgacggcggccaAGGTGGCGGCGTTCGCCCGCGGGAAGTGGGAGAGGAGCTTCGCAAGGGCGATGGTGAAGTTGGGCGGTATCGAGGTCAAGACCGCCGCCAATGGCGAGATCAGGAGGATGTGCAGGATCGTCAACTGA
- the LOC102706307 gene encoding beta-fructofuranosidase, insoluble isoenzyme 3-like has translation MAAVRSSWMSVTLLLAALVLAPSLAAVEASHHAFADLQPLEADHVDDTLRTGFHFQPPRHWINDPNGVMYHNGVYHLFYQYNPKAAVWGNIVWAHAVSTDLVNWVLLDPAIYPTGPFDENGCWSGSATVLPDGTPVIMYTGIDADGRQVQNVAYPKDLTDPYLREWVKPDYNPVIAPDAGVNATAFRDPTTAWQGPDGVWRLVIGTKDNHRGFAALYRSRDFKHWAPARRALHSGDTGMWECPDFYPVTYSVGDGGGTKHVLKVSLDLTRFEYYTFGEYDHASDTYVPDAALADGNDGLRYDYGNFYASKTFLDPAKHRRVLWGWANESDSTAADVLKSWAGVQAIPRKIWLAPNGKQLLQWPVAEIESLRGNHVNITDTLVRGGGSYFEVTGLATPAQADVEASFQVMDVDKAEPFNPAWRGADAQTVCAARGADAKGGVGPFGLWVLASDELKERTAVFFSVFKRDTDGGGNKHVVLMCTDPSRSSYAEHLYKPTFAGFVDVDIAETGKIPLRTLIDHSVVESFGGHGKTAILSRVYPTMAVGDKARLFVFNNGESDVKVTSLNAYDMGSAKIRAET, from the exons ATGGCGGCGGTTCGGTCATCATGGATGTCCGTCACCCTCCTCCTTGCAGCGTTGGTGCTGGCTCCCTCGCTGGCCGCGGTGGAGGCGTCTCACCATGCCTTCGCCGACCTGCAGCCTCTCGAAGCCGACCACGTTGACGACACACTTCGCACCGGCTTCCACTTTCAGCCACCTAGACACTGGATCAACG ATCCTAACGGAGTGATGTACCACAATGGTGTGTATCACCTGTTCTACCAGTACAACCCCAAGGCAGCGGTGTGGGGCAACATCGTGTGGGCGCACGCCGTGTCGACGGATCTCGTCAACTGGGTGTTGCTCGATCCGGCGATCTACCCGACGGGGCCGTTCGACGAGAACGGCTGCTGGTCGGGCTCCGCCACCGTCCTGCCGGACGGCACGCCGGTCATCATGTACACCGGGATCGATGCGGATGGCCGGCAGGTGCAGAACGTGGCCTACCCCAAGGACCTCACCGACCCTTACCTCCGGGAGTGGGTCAAGCCGGACTACAACCCCGTCATCGCCCCCGACGCCGGCGTCAACGCCACCGCCTTCCGCGacccgacgacggcgtggcaGGGCCCCGACGGCGTGTGGCGGCTGGTGATCGGCACCAAGGACAACCACCGTGGCTTCGCCGCGCTGTACCGTAGCCGCGACTTCAAGCACTGggcgcccgcgcgccgcgcgctgcACTCCGGCGACACTGGCATGTGGGAGTGCCCGGACTTCTACCCCGTCACCTACtccgtcggcgacggcggcggtacGAAGCATGTCCTCAAGGTCAGCCTCGATCTCACGCGGTTCGAGTACTACACGTTCGGGGAGTACGACCACGCCTCTGACACATACGTGCCGGACGCGGCGCTCGCCGACGGCAACGATGGACTCCGCTACGACTACGGGAACTTCTACGCGTCCAAGACGTTCCTCGACCCGGCGAAGCATCGCCGCGTGCTGTGGGGGTGGGCCAATGAGTCTgactccaccgccgccgatgtCCTCAAGAGCTGGGCCGGCGTGCAGGCGATCCCGAGGAAGATCTGGCTCGCGCCCAACGGCAAGCAGCTCCTGCAGTGGCCGGTCGCGGAGATCGAGTCCCTCCGCGGCAACCACGTCAACATCACGGACACGCTCGTCAGGGGCGGCGGGAGCTACTTCGAGGTGACCGGGCTCGCCACGCCGGCGCAGGCCGACGTCGAGGCGTCGTTCCAGGTGATGGACGTGGACAAGGCCGAGCCGTTCAACccggcgtggcgcggcgccGACGCGCAGACGGTgtgcgcggcgcgcggcgcagaCGCCAAGGGCGGCGTCGGCCCGTTCGGCCTGTGGGTGCTGGCCTCCGACGAGCTCAAGGAAAGGACGGCTGTGTTCTTCAGTGTGTTCAAGCGCGACACCGATGGCGGCGGCAACAAGCACGTTGTCCTCATGTGCACCGACCCCTCCAGGTCATCCTACGCCGAGCACCTCTACAAGCCAACATTCGCCGGCTTCGTCGACGTCGACATCGCCGAGACCGGCAAGATTCCCCTACGAACTCTG ATCGATCACTCGGTGGTGGAGAGTTTTGGTGGCCACGGCAAGACGGCGATCCTGTCGAGGGTGTACCCGACCATGGCCGTCGGCGACAAGGCGCGCCTCTTCGTGTTCAACAACGGCGAGTCGGACGTCAAAGTCACCAGCCTGAACGCGTACGACATGGGCTCGGCCAAGATCAGGGCAGAGACGTGA